Proteins from one Chroococcidiopsis sp. CCMEE 29 genomic window:
- a CDS encoding AraC family transcriptional regulator, translating into MELNSKQQKLDEQVDSARQQLSDDGASLPLLTMCELVYSRPYAVLESVAGDTNVDNLQVAIWRNHLLEFSRTKQPANHTISLQLSGQRVHRLDKKKPGVIPGRFAILPAQSASVWQSEGETRFAHIYFTPKFLNTLATEAFDVDSDRFELIEGELLQDDQLQRLSASAVEIFFKPDKPLQLETNSLAQVLGVHLIRGYSNLFSPPDRLQQEKLTPTQLEQVLEYIDANLERSLSVGELAHLLKLSQYHFLRAFRNTLGQTPRHYVLHYRVSKAQELIRQGKPNLADIAYQVGFSSQSHMTTAFKQVVGVTPKQFRKAI; encoded by the coding sequence ATGGAGCTTAATTCAAAACAGCAAAAGTTAGATGAGCAAGTAGACAGTGCTAGGCAACAGCTTAGTGATGATGGCGCCTCATTGCCTCTCCTGACTATGTGTGAACTGGTTTACAGCCGGCCATATGCTGTTCTTGAATCTGTTGCTGGAGATACGAATGTTGACAATCTGCAAGTTGCCATTTGGCGCAATCATCTTTTAGAGTTCAGTCGTACTAAACAACCAGCCAACCATACCATCTCGTTGCAGTTATCAGGTCAACGAGTCCATCGTTTAGATAAAAAGAAGCCAGGGGTGATTCCGGGACGGTTCGCAATTCTTCCTGCTCAAAGTGCTAGTGTTTGGCAGTCAGAAGGAGAAACTCGCTTTGCTCATATCTATTTCACTCCCAAATTCCTAAATACTTTGGCTACTGAAGCATTTGATGTTGATTCAGACCGATTTGAGTTAATCGAGGGAGAATTGCTGCAAGATGACCAGTTACAGCGTTTGAGTGCAAGTGCGGTTGAGATATTTTTTAAACCTGACAAACCGCTACAACTAGAAACTAACTCTCTTGCTCAAGTGTTGGGCGTTCATCTCATCCGAGGCTATTCAAATCTATTTTCCCCACCCGATCGCTTGCAGCAGGAGAAGCTTACCCCCACTCAATTGGAGCAAGTACTTGAATACATCGATGCCAATTTGGAGCGATCGCTATCTGTAGGAGAATTAGCACATCTGCTCAAGCTCAGTCAGTATCATTTTTTGCGAGCTTTCCGGAACACACTAGGACAAACGCCTCGCCACTATGTTCTCCATTATCGTGTTAGTAAAGCACAAGAACTCATTCGGCAGGGGAAACCTAACTTAGCTGATATTGCCTATCAGGTTGGATTCTCTAGTCAAAGCCACATGACAACGGCATTTAAGCAGGTAGTTGGTGTTACACCCAAACAGTTTAGAAAAGCAATTTAA
- a CDS encoding DUF2459 domain-containing protein, with translation MRLRRIAILFLVGFASVSLIGVLSPTVIVPPSAPAAPVTAYVVDQGFHAGLVLPDRNGGLIQYAYGDWNYFALNQQGLSDGLAALLIPTQGTLGRRKFSNVAELEQWVGDETLLSLAVTGTKAVKLLDSLNARFNRHIDTHVENQVTGLTLVQDDLDYTLFHNSNHELVVWLEELDCRVEGFVLLSNFQVKSPKD, from the coding sequence ATGCGTTTACGTCGCATTGCCATACTTTTTTTGGTAGGTTTTGCCTCTGTCTCACTGATTGGGGTGTTGTCTCCCACAGTCATCGTACCCCCTAGTGCTCCGGCTGCTCCAGTCACCGCTTACGTAGTCGATCAAGGCTTCCACGCGGGATTGGTTTTACCTGATCGCAACGGCGGATTAATCCAGTATGCCTACGGTGATTGGAATTATTTTGCACTGAATCAGCAAGGCTTGAGCGATGGCTTGGCAGCACTGTTGATTCCAACTCAAGGAACCCTCGGCAGACGTAAATTTAGCAATGTTGCTGAACTTGAGCAATGGGTGGGTGATGAAACTCTACTAAGTTTGGCAGTGACGGGAACTAAAGCGGTAAAACTTTTGGACTCATTAAACGCACGCTTCAACCGCCACATCGACACCCATGTAGAGAACCAGGTGACTGGGCTAACTCTAGTCCAAGATGACCTTGACTATACTTTATTTCACAATAGCAATCACGAACTGGTCGTATGGCTAGAAGAATTGGATTGCCGCGTTGAGGGATTCGTCTTGTTGTCTAATTTTCAAGTGAAATCTCCAAAGGATTAA
- a CDS encoding IS5 family transposase encodes MSKAYPSNLTLAQYELLSDLIPEPKPGGRPREAKMWAVLNAIFYVLVEGVRWRSLPSDFPAWQTVYTYFRNWRLDGTWLRIHERLRQWMRVAQERQPSPSEAIIDSQSVKSAAMVSKAVGFDAGKLTKGRKRFLTVDTLGLVLRVLVSAANVGEREGGKQVLKRVKKMAPAVSRLHTIWVDAGFDGEPFMQWVMNVCRWIVQVVLRPEQTKGFVLLKKRWVVERTFGWLMGCRRLVRDYELLPQTSETFIYLAMIRIMVRRLA; translated from the coding sequence ATGAGTAAAGCTTACCCTAGTAATCTGACTCTTGCCCAGTATGAATTGCTCAGTGACCTGATTCCAGAACCAAAACCTGGTGGTCGTCCCCGTGAAGCCAAGATGTGGGCAGTTCTCAACGCTATATTTTATGTTCTAGTGGAGGGGGTGCGCTGGCGATCTTTACCGAGTGACTTCCCAGCATGGCAAACAGTGTACACATACTTTCGCAACTGGCGTCTTGATGGAACTTGGCTCAGGATACATGAGCGTCTGCGGCAGTGGATGAGAGTGGCTCAGGAGCGACAACCAAGCCCATCCGAAGCAATCATTGACAGTCAAAGTGTCAAAAGCGCGGCAATGGTCAGCAAGGCAGTCGGCTTTGATGCAGGTAAATTAACTAAGGGACGCAAACGGTTTTTGACAGTGGATACGTTGGGCTTAGTGCTGCGAGTGTTAGTGAGTGCGGCGAACGTTGGAGAGCGTGAGGGCGGCAAACAAGTACTCAAGCGAGTTAAAAAGATGGCTCCAGCAGTGTCTCGTCTGCATACAATTTGGGTTGATGCAGGCTTTGACGGTGAGCCATTCATGCAATGGGTGATGAACGTTTGTCGTTGGATTGTGCAGGTAGTGCTGCGACCAGAACAAACCAAAGGGTTCGTGTTGTTGAAAAAGCGGTGGGTAGTGGAGCGAACTTTTGGCTGGCTAATGGGCTGTCGCCGATTGGTCAGAGACTATGAGTTATTGCCCCAAACATCGGAGACATTTATCTACCTTGCCATGATCCGGATCATGGTGAGGCGACTGGCATAA
- a CDS encoding metalloregulator ArsR/SmtB family transcription factor, with protein sequence MTKPKPDDVCQVRCFNIDLVTQVCEAMPGDEVLEEAQILFSALADKSRLKILYALSNNQELCVCDVASMLGVKVAVASHHLRKLRDLKILKYRNDGKLAYYSLKDQRIVEVLYYALGQIAG encoded by the coding sequence GTGACAAAACCAAAACCAGACGATGTCTGTCAGGTGCGGTGTTTTAATATAGACTTGGTAACCCAAGTCTGTGAAGCAATGCCTGGGGACGAGGTTCTGGAAGAAGCTCAAATACTCTTCAGTGCTCTAGCAGACAAGTCACGACTAAAAATCCTCTATGCCCTCAGTAATAATCAAGAGCTTTGCGTCTGTGACGTAGCATCAATGCTTGGGGTTAAGGTAGCAGTTGCCTCCCACCATCTGCGAAAACTGCGAGACCTCAAGATACTCAAGTACAGAAATGATGGCAAACTTGCCTACTACTCACTAAAAGACCAACGTATTGTAGAAGTTCTCTATTATGCACTCGGGCAAATAGCAGGCTAG
- a CDS encoding putative quinol monooxygenase, whose protein sequence is MQLTVVAKIEAKSGSEDLVYQELRNLIAPTQAEDGCINYDLHRSIENPALFLFYENWINRELWEAHMQSAHIKGFEQKTEAAIANWELLLLTLDTAS, encoded by the coding sequence ATGCAGCTTACCGTTGTTGCCAAAATTGAAGCAAAATCTGGATCGGAAGACCTGGTGTATCAGGAGTTGCGAAATCTGATTGCCCCGACACAAGCAGAAGACGGATGCATCAACTACGATCTGCACCGCTCCATTGAAAATCCAGCACTGTTCCTGTTCTATGAAAACTGGATAAATCGAGAGCTTTGGGAGGCACACATGCAATCTGCCCATATCAAGGGATTTGAACAAAAGACTGAAGCGGCGATCGCCAACTGGGAACTCCTGTTGCTGACCCTTGATACCGCCTCTTGA
- a CDS encoding transposase — MREITKPSTAKCNLDTYTLFLLAEPKYAGCNRLSEILKHVSHDSVNRFLLRERYQPKDLFEEIKPHIQLVGGTLSCDDTVIDKPYSEPNLAELIGYFWSGKHHRIVKGLHLITLYYTDASAKSIPVNYRIYDKREGLTKNDYFRVMITEVLAWGLQPETVTGDAWYSALENLKFLKNREVGFLMGIAKNRKVSTDGKNYTQVQNLEIPDQGLVIHLKNFGRVKVFRRIFKNEAERYYITYLPNSDATEQVSRQEFNESHSIHWGIECYHRALKQLCGVSRFMVRTSEAIKTHIFCSIRAFTKLELMRAEELIENWYELQKNLYLQVAREFILEHLQQKLEVNLHNQSFVNA, encoded by the coding sequence ATCAGAGAGATTACAAAACCATCTACAGCCAAATGCAACCTCGACACTTATACCTTATTCCTGTTAGCTGAACCTAAGTACGCAGGCTGCAACCGCTTGTCAGAAATTCTTAAGCACGTCTCACACGACAGCGTCAATCGCTTCTTGTTAAGGGAAAGATATCAACCTAAAGACTTGTTTGAAGAGATAAAACCACACATTCAATTGGTGGGCGGCACTTTAAGCTGTGACGATACCGTTATTGATAAACCTTATAGTGAGCCAAATTTAGCTGAACTAATTGGATACTTTTGGTCAGGAAAACATCATCGAATTGTTAAAGGGCTTCACCTCATTACCCTGTATTACACCGACGCATCAGCTAAGTCTATCCCAGTTAATTATCGGATCTACGATAAGCGGGAGGGTTTGACAAAAAACGATTACTTTCGAGTAATGATTACGGAGGTTTTGGCTTGGGGCTTGCAGCCAGAAACGGTAACTGGTGATGCTTGGTATTCAGCCCTTGAAAATCTGAAATTCTTGAAAAACCGGGAAGTAGGATTTCTCATGGGTATTGCCAAAAATCGAAAAGTCTCAACTGATGGTAAAAATTACACCCAGGTACAAAATTTGGAAATTCCTGACCAAGGTTTGGTAATACATCTGAAAAACTTTGGGCGCGTCAAAGTATTTCGGAGGATATTCAAAAACGAAGCCGAGAGATACTACATTACATACCTACCTAATTCAGATGCTACCGAACAAGTTAGCCGACAGGAATTCAATGAGTCGCACTCAATCCATTGGGGAATTGAATGCTATCACCGAGCCTTGAAACAACTGTGTGGAGTTTCGCGGTTTATGGTCAGAACAAGTGAGGCTATTAAAACTCACATTTTTTGTTCAATCCGAGCCTTTACTAAGTTAGAGTTAATGCGAGCTGAAGAACTAATTGAAAACTGGTACGAATTACAAAAGAATTTGTACCTACAGGTGGCAAGGGAATTCATTCTAGAACACCTCCAGCAGAAACTTGAAGTGAATTTACATAATCAGTCTTTTGTCAATGCGTAA
- a CDS encoding MarR family transcriptional regulator, whose amino-acid sequence MAKLDSTRNSLWRLFLTVHTRLVERVEQDLKQAGLPPFEWYDVLLALKQAPNQRLRLSDLAEVLLVNRTNVTRLADRLEKADLIRREACQDDRRGAFAVLTEAGLAMQQTMWKVYSQSIQKYFARHLTDEEVKVMALALQRILDAETESM is encoded by the coding sequence ATGGCTAAACTTGACTCGACCCGAAACTCTCTGTGGAGGCTATTTCTGACAGTTCATACTCGTTTGGTGGAGCGAGTGGAGCAAGATTTAAAGCAGGCTGGGCTGCCGCCCTTTGAGTGGTATGACGTGCTGCTGGCACTGAAGCAGGCTCCGAATCAGCGCTTACGTTTGAGTGATTTGGCTGAAGTTCTACTGGTTAATCGCACGAATGTAACTCGACTAGCCGATCGCTTGGAAAAAGCAGATCTGATTCGACGTGAAGCGTGTCAGGACGATCGCCGGGGGGCATTTGCTGTGTTAACCGAGGCGGGACTGGCAATGCAACAAACCATGTGGAAGGTTTATTCTCAAAGCATTCAGAAATATTTTGCGCGTCACTTGACGGATGAAGAAGTCAAGGTGATGGCGCTCGCACTGCAACGGATTTTAGATGCTGAAACAGAATCTATGTGA
- a CDS encoding ferric reductase-like transmembrane domain-containing protein encodes MRSLLMRNPVVVGASWIGAYLLITVLPLLILLLYPPTPTNGRGFWIEFSVALGFVGLAMMALQFALTARLNKVEASYGIDLILQFHRYISLVAFIFILVHPLMLFVTDPETLQLLNVFEAPWRARFAVLATLALIALVATSIWRQQLKIPYEPWRIAHGILAVSAIGFGLAHALGVSYYLSLFWKVVIWTGLALTALWLLIYVRLVKPWFMLRKPYLVEEVRPERGNVWSLVLRPRGHEGIHFQPGQFAWITLQISPFRMREHPFSMASSAEDTERLEFGIKAVGDFTNTVKDVPPGTKAFLDGPYGVFTTDRYENTVGFVFIAGGIGITPIMSMLVTLAERKDDRPLILIYANKTWEDVTYREEIEDLKEKLDLQVVHVLREPPEDWSGETGYVDKEMLKRYIPKRAATRNYFICAVPKMMDQVEKALYELEVPVTHVHMEHYNLV; translated from the coding sequence ATGAGAAGTTTGTTAATGAGAAATCCCGTGGTCGTGGGAGCCTCTTGGATCGGCGCGTATCTTTTGATTACCGTTTTACCCTTACTTATTCTGCTTTTATATCCCCCTACACCGACTAACGGTAGAGGATTTTGGATTGAATTTTCAGTTGCCCTTGGTTTTGTTGGTTTGGCGATGATGGCGCTCCAATTCGCTTTAACAGCGCGCCTCAACAAAGTAGAAGCCTCTTATGGCATTGATCTAATCCTTCAGTTCCACCGCTATATCTCCCTAGTCGCCTTCATCTTCATTCTTGTCCACCCATTGATGTTGTTTGTGACTGACCCTGAGACGCTGCAACTGTTGAATGTCTTTGAGGCTCCTTGGCGCGCTAGGTTTGCCGTTTTGGCAACTCTGGCACTGATAGCACTCGTCGCCACCTCAATCTGGCGCCAACAGCTGAAAATCCCCTATGAGCCTTGGCGGATTGCTCATGGCATCTTAGCAGTATCCGCAATCGGCTTTGGTCTGGCACACGCCTTGGGTGTGAGCTACTACCTGAGTCTGTTCTGGAAAGTAGTGATCTGGACTGGTCTTGCACTAACTGCCCTGTGGTTACTGATTTACGTCCGCTTGGTCAAACCTTGGTTTATGCTGAGAAAACCTTACCTGGTGGAAGAGGTTAGACCAGAGCGAGGCAATGTCTGGTCTCTGGTTTTGCGACCTAGAGGTCACGAAGGAATACATTTCCAGCCTGGACAATTTGCCTGGATTACCCTTCAAATCTCACCGTTTCGAATGCGAGAACACCCCTTTTCTATGGCTTCCAGTGCTGAAGATACTGAACGCTTGGAGTTTGGCATTAAAGCTGTGGGGGACTTCACAAACACCGTTAAGGACGTGCCACCCGGCACCAAAGCTTTCCTCGACGGTCCGTATGGCGTATTCACCACAGATCGCTATGAGAATACGGTGGGTTTTGTCTTCATTGCTGGAGGTATCGGGATCACACCGATCATGAGTATGCTCGTTACCTTAGCTGAACGCAAGGACGACCGGCCCTTGATTTTGATCTATGCAAACAAGACTTGGGAAGATGTGACTTACCGAGAAGAAATTGAGGATCTGAAAGAAAAATTAGACCTTCAAGTTGTCCATGTTCTGCGGGAACCACCGGAAGATTGGTCAGGGGAGACAGGATATGTTGATAAGGAAATGCTGAAACGCTACATTCCTAAGCGTGCAGCCACCCGTAATTACTTCATTTGTGCAGTACCCAAAATGATGGATCAGGTGGAGAAAGCTTTATACGAACTGGAAGTACCTGTAACGCACGTTCACATGGAACACTACAATCTTGTATAA
- a CDS encoding sorbosone dehydrogenase family protein: protein MRRKTNQGWLLIGCVLLLGIAFPASSQQPDKQRIERMEGYLATPERLEFDEALVKKLQLPKGFQINVFAKDLGNPRKVAIAPDGNVYVTRREQGDVIALIDRNRDGRADEQRTVASNLEYINGITIHKNRLYLVTDRELYAANLGRGGKLGKPQLLINDLPDAGQHPNRTLGFGPDGLLYISVGSTCNACDETNEESATLLQVQPDGKKRTIYARGLRNTIGFAWHPQTGELWGMDHGSDWRGNDQPPEELNLIQQGQNYGWPFCWGDRQPDVYLPSDPEGTTKKEFCAKTAPPTLTYTAHSAPLDLVFYTANQFPQEYRNDAFVTMRGSWNRNPPVGYKLVRVRYKDGKPVAFEDFITGFLTKDGAAQFGRPVGLSVAPDGSLFFTDDTNGVIYRVTYTASKK, encoded by the coding sequence ATGAGACGCAAAACTAACCAAGGGTGGTTATTGATTGGATGTGTTTTACTCCTAGGAATAGCCTTTCCTGCTAGCTCACAGCAGCCGGATAAACAAAGGATAGAGCGAATGGAGGGCTACCTAGCAACGCCCGAACGTCTGGAATTCGATGAAGCACTGGTGAAAAAGCTCCAGCTGCCCAAGGGATTTCAAATCAACGTGTTTGCCAAAGATCTAGGCAATCCGCGTAAGGTAGCGATCGCTCCTGATGGTAATGTTTATGTCACGCGCCGCGAACAAGGTGATGTGATTGCCCTTATAGATCGCAATCGTGACGGGCGTGCAGACGAGCAACGGACTGTAGCGTCAAATCTTGAATACATTAATGGCATTACTATTCATAAAAATCGTCTTTACTTGGTCACCGATAGGGAACTTTACGCAGCTAATTTGGGAAGGGGTGGAAAACTAGGTAAACCCCAGTTGTTAATCAACGACTTGCCTGATGCTGGACAACACCCAAACCGCACACTTGGCTTTGGTCCTGATGGGTTGCTCTATATTTCAGTTGGCAGTACGTGTAATGCCTGCGATGAAACGAATGAGGAAAGTGCTACCCTCCTACAAGTGCAACCCGATGGTAAGAAGCGGACAATTTATGCCAGGGGCTTGCGGAATACGATAGGCTTCGCTTGGCATCCACAAACAGGTGAGTTGTGGGGGATGGATCATGGTTCCGACTGGCGGGGTAACGATCAGCCACCAGAAGAACTGAATTTAATCCAGCAAGGTCAAAACTACGGCTGGCCATTCTGTTGGGGCGATCGCCAACCAGACGTGTACCTGCCATCAGATCCGGAAGGCACAACCAAGAAAGAGTTCTGTGCAAAAACCGCACCCCCAACCCTAACCTATACCGCCCACAGTGCACCTTTAGATCTGGTGTTCTACACTGCAAATCAGTTTCCTCAGGAATATCGTAATGATGCCTTCGTGACGATGCGCGGTTCGTGGAATCGAAATCCTCCCGTGGGATACAAACTTGTGCGGGTGCGTTACAAAGATGGCAAACCAGTAGCGTTTGAAGATTTTATCACTGGTTTCCTGACAAAAGATGGCGCGGCACAGTTTGGCAGACCCGTTGGCTTATCTGTAGCACCAGACGGTTCACTATTTTTTACCGACGATACCAACGGCGTCATCTATCGCGTAACGTATACAGCTAGCAAAAAATAG
- a CDS encoding cation transporter — MSDDCCHKKAGEVSKLRKQQSRVLWTVLLINAVMFVVELGAGIRSASLSLTGDSLDMLGDALVYGSSLLVINQGRKAQARSALLKGSIMFLSAVAVFARASYQLFAQTMPEVRAMSAVGLIALFANLLCLFLLTRHRNDNINMSSVWLCSRNDIIANTSVLGAAFFVFLTNSLLPDLVVGLLLTVVFVKSASKVVSQSWRELQQA, encoded by the coding sequence ATGAGTGATGATTGCTGCCACAAGAAGGCTGGCGAAGTGTCCAAACTCAGAAAACAGCAGAGTAGAGTTTTGTGGACCGTTCTGCTCATCAATGCCGTAATGTTTGTGGTGGAATTAGGAGCTGGTATTAGGTCTGCATCACTTTCGCTGACGGGAGATTCGCTCGATATGCTAGGGGATGCGTTGGTTTATGGTAGTAGTCTTTTAGTCATCAACCAAGGGAGGAAGGCTCAAGCAAGGTCGGCACTGCTCAAGGGGAGCATTATGTTTTTGTCAGCTGTGGCTGTCTTCGCCAGAGCCAGCTATCAGCTATTTGCTCAGACAATGCCAGAGGTGAGGGCAATGAGTGCGGTAGGGTTAATAGCCTTGTTTGCCAACTTGCTGTGTCTATTCTTATTGACTAGACACAGAAACGACAATATTAATATGTCCTCGGTATGGCTTTGTTCTCGCAATGATATCATTGCTAACACTTCTGTTCTGGGAGCTGCTTTTTTCGTATTTCTGACAAACTCTTTGCTACCCGATTTAGTTGTCGGACTTCTGCTCACCGTAGTCTTTGTCAAATCAGCTTCTAAAGTTGTTTCTCAGTCTTGGAGAGAATTACAACAAGCCTAA
- a CDS encoding iron uptake porin codes for MIRGITLVMSTSAAIAEVQENSVSQLSDVQPTDWAFQALQSLVEQYGYIAGYPDGTYQGDRVLTRYEFAARLNACLNTLSEQLRNQSELSSADIATTSRLQDEFAAELAALRTRIDSLETHTAELALNQFSTTQLSGSIVVAASDLTGDTADGNPDTNIDSNLALNHRTRLNLITSFTGKDRLLVGLQASNRVPNFSGISGTNMARLSFEVGNTDNNLRLNLLEYRFPVGDRLNIYLYANAASHHYYATVLNPFFASFGGAKGSPSRFGDRNPIYRIGNFSSGGVAAVYRFNEALRLDLGYLAQNADIPTPGNGLFNGTYSALAQLSFKPVTNLELALTYLHNYADDGNLAHRTGSTFRHESFIGCK; via the coding sequence ATGATTCGGGGTATTACCCTAGTAATGTCAACTTCGGCTGCGATCGCCGAAGTTCAGGAGAATTCCGTTTCCCAACTCTCTGATGTACAGCCTACTGATTGGGCATTTCAAGCTCTACAATCTTTAGTTGAGCAGTATGGTTACATAGCAGGTTACCCAGATGGTACCTACCAGGGCGATCGAGTTTTAACTCGCTACGAGTTTGCTGCTCGATTGAATGCTTGCTTAAATACACTCAGCGAACAACTGAGGAATCAATCCGAACTGTCTTCAGCAGACATTGCCACTACCAGCCGATTACAAGATGAGTTTGCCGCTGAGTTAGCCGCCCTAAGAACTCGGATAGATAGCCTGGAAACTCACACTGCTGAGTTAGCACTCAACCAATTCTCTACAACGCAACTGAGTGGTTCAATTGTTGTTGCTGCTAGTGACTTAACAGGAGATACGGCGGATGGTAACCCCGATACTAACATTGACTCCAACCTAGCGCTGAACCATCGCACTAGACTGAATTTAATTACTAGCTTTACTGGCAAAGATCGCCTGCTTGTCGGTCTTCAAGCTTCTAACAGAGTGCCAAATTTCAGTGGGATCTCTGGCACGAACATGGCGCGCCTATCTTTTGAAGTAGGGAACACTGATAACAATCTCCGACTTAACCTGTTGGAATATCGATTTCCTGTAGGCGATCGCCTAAATATTTATCTCTATGCCAACGCCGCCTCCCACCACTACTACGCCACAGTCCTAAACCCGTTTTTTGCTAGCTTTGGGGGTGCGAAAGGTTCTCCCTCTCGTTTTGGCGATCGCAACCCAATTTATCGAATTGGAAATTTTAGTTCTGGTGGTGTTGCAGCAGTTTACAGGTTTAACGAAGCACTTCGCCTTGACTTAGGGTATCTAGCACAAAATGCAGACATTCCTACTCCTGGGAATGGATTATTTAACGGCACATATAGTGCTTTGGCACAACTTTCCTTCAAACCAGTAACGAACTTGGAACTGGCATTGACGTATCTACATAACTATGCAGATGATGGGAACCTGGCACATCGCACTGGCAGTACTTTTCGCCATGAGTCGTTCATCGGTTGCAAATGA
- a CDS encoding zinc-dependent alcohol dehydrogenase family protein, with protein sequence MKAYVIDQFGEPTVFQRIDIAKPEVQPGQILIRVAATSVNPVDYKIRSGAVADIAPEFPAVLHGDVAGIVEAVGENVSNFQPGDEVYACAGGVKGLSGALAEYMLADANLVAKKPQSLTMAETAALPLVSITAWEGLIDRAKVYPGQSVLVYGGTGGVGHIAIQLAKWAGARVYTTASGPEKAAIAQQLGADEVIDYRQQSVEEYVNQHTNGKGFDVVFDTIGNDHLQTAFKAAALNGVVVSLVSLSQQDLTLLHAKGLTLHLVFMLIPMLHNIGRGYHGEILSKLAHLVDSGTVRPLIDAEPFRFADVALAHQRAESGQAIGKVVLTR encoded by the coding sequence ATGAAGGCATATGTTATTGACCAATTCGGAGAGCCAACAGTTTTTCAGCGGATTGATATTGCTAAACCAGAGGTGCAGCCTGGTCAAATCTTAATTCGCGTCGCTGCTACCAGCGTCAATCCAGTCGATTACAAAATTCGGAGTGGTGCTGTAGCAGATATCGCACCTGAGTTTCCGGCAGTTTTACATGGTGATGTAGCAGGTATTGTAGAGGCGGTTGGTGAAAACGTTAGTAATTTCCAACCGGGTGATGAAGTGTATGCTTGTGCGGGTGGTGTTAAGGGATTGAGTGGAGCGCTAGCTGAGTATATGTTAGCTGATGCTAATTTAGTGGCGAAAAAACCTCAATCTCTCACGATGGCAGAAACAGCTGCCCTACCACTGGTATCTATTACAGCTTGGGAGGGATTGATCGATCGCGCCAAGGTTTACCCCGGGCAAAGTGTATTAGTTTACGGTGGAACAGGCGGCGTCGGACACATCGCAATCCAGTTAGCAAAGTGGGCAGGGGCAAGGGTCTACACAACGGCATCCGGTCCTGAAAAAGCGGCGATCGCCCAACAGCTTGGTGCAGATGAAGTGATTGACTACCGACAACAATCGGTTGAGGAGTATGTGAATCAACACACCAACGGCAAAGGCTTTGATGTTGTGTTTGACACCATTGGCAACGACCATTTGCAGACAGCATTCAAAGCAGCTGCCCTGAATGGAGTTGTGGTTTCACTCGTCTCACTGTCGCAACAGGATTTGACGCTGCTTCATGCCAAAGGACTGACCTTGCATCTCGTGTTCATGCTCATTCCCATGCTGCACAATATCGGACGTGGCTATCATGGAGAAATTCTTTCCAAGCTTGCTCACTTGGTCGATAGTGGTACTGTCCGTCCCTTGATTGATGCTGAACCCTTTCGCTTTGCAGATGTTGCCCTGGCTCACCAACGAGCCGAATCAGGGCAGGCGATTGGAAAAGTAGTTTTAACCCGATAG
- a CDS encoding phage holin family protein: MTGLLISWIVTTISFLIISRLPLGIEIDSVKKAIISAAVFGILNAILRPILFFFTFPFIILTFGLFAFVLNAIIFGLAAFLVPGFRLRWGIWSALIGAIALSIINSLLFNLLAGLRM; the protein is encoded by the coding sequence ATGACGGGACTTCTTATTAGTTGGATAGTCACTACTATCAGTTTTTTGATCATTTCTAGACTGCCGCTTGGCATTGAAATTGATAGTGTTAAAAAAGCCATAATTTCAGCAGCAGTATTTGGAATTTTGAATGCCATATTACGACCAATATTGTTTTTTTTCACGTTTCCCTTCATTATTTTGACGTTTGGTTTATTTGCCTTTGTTTTGAATGCCATTATCTTTGGTTTAGCTGCTTTTTTAGTTCCAGGTTTTCGATTACGGTGGGGAATTTGGAGTGCTTTGATTGGCGCGATCGCTCTAAGTATTATTAACTCCTTGCTTTTCAATCTGTTAGCAGGACTCCGCATGTAA